CACAACCGCATACCTGGGTATCGCCGGCGGAAAAGCGCAGTTTCGGTTCGGTTAGTTTGATGCGCCCTTCAAACGACATGCGCTTTCAAAACTCGTCTCAAATTGGTTCATTTGCCTCTTGACTTTTTACCGCAAGTCTTTGATGAGATCAATGCCGACTGCGGACGGCAGACCGCCGCAAAAAACCGCGCGGTTATAATTCCATAATACATCACGCGGGCGTTGAAAGCAAAATCGAGTCCGGGGAGTTTGTGGTATAATGAAACAAAAGCACGTAGCCATTTGGGGTGCGTGACCGCGTTTTTGCTTGGGTAGATCGTCCATCACAAAATACGAATCCTGGGAGTCGGCAATGTCGCAAAGCAAATCCATGACGCAAGCATCGGCAACCGATGAGACCGAAGACCTGGCAGAGATGTTGTTCGACCACATCGAAGCGCAAGTGAATCGCGCGGACACGAAGGCGGGATTGATTCTCGCCGCGGACACCTTGTTCGCGACGACGATTGCGACGATGAGCAAGGGCGTCGTTGCGGCATTGTTCGCGCCGGCATTCGCGCCGCTGGAACGCCTCAGCGCGCTGTTGACGATTTTGATGTTCGTGGCGGTGTTCGTCTCGGCGGTGTATGCGCTCATCATCGCGCGACCTGTTTTGCGTTTACCCAAACGCGAGCGGAAACTGTACTTTTTCGGACGCATCGTCGAATTCAACGCGCCTGATTTCATTGACGCCTTTTCCAAACAAACGGTGAAACAAGCGCGTGAGGGATTGTTGAACGAAGTCTACACGCTCGCTGTGATTGCGAACCGCAAATTTCTCCGGCTCCAACGCAGTTTCGATTTCTTGATCGCGGCGCTTGTGCTGTGGGCGATGATCCAGGTTATCATGGCGGTGATGTGATGTCGGTTTGGGAGAACATTGCATGACTTGGTCGGTTCGAGATCGAACGGGCAATCAAATTACACTGACCGATGAGCGTTGGCAACATATTGTTGACGGACATTGGGAATTGGTGGGATTGCGACAACTGGTATTGGAGACGATCAAAACTGGGAAGCGAAAGCACGATGCGCTTGACGCAAGTAAATACTGCTACTCCAAACGGCTTTCTGATTTGCCGTACGGTTACACGCATATCTTTGTAGTCGTGCGATTGCAGCCAGATAGATTTGTAGTTACCGCGTATCCAAAGCGCGTGAGGTGAGGAATGGATCAGCAACTCAATTTTATGTACGACCGTGAAGCGGATGTGTTGTACGTGTCCAAGGGGCATCCCGAATTCACTGACTATGTCGAGCTGGGTAATAATCTCATTCTGCGACTCGATCCTGTGACCAAGGAAATTGTCGGTTTCACGATTATTGATTTCGCAGGGCGTTTTGAATCCAGGTCGCCGCGTTTGAGTGTGCCACTGAACGTACATTTTGAACGCGCGCCTAGGACGCGCAAGTCGCGAGTAGTTGCTGAAACCAAAGCGACATATAGCGTGAAACCACGTTCAATCACCAGCAAACGAAAACAGGCGATTAAGAAATAGCAAGACGATGGGGTCTGACATGCAAATCATATTTACGATCAATAACGAAACAAAATCTTTCGACATCAATTCGAACGACACACTCTTGCGCGTTTTACGCGCGAACGGCTATTTCGGCGTCAAGCACGGGTGCGAAAACGGCGAATGCGGCGCGTGCGCGGTGCTCGTGGACGGCGTGCCGATGAATTCGTGTATGGTGCTTGCCGCGCAAGTGCAAGACAAGCACATCACGACGATTGAATCAGTTGGTGAGGTTGCCGAGCAAGGTTGGAAACATACCGAGGGATTGCATCCGCTTCAACAAGCGTTTATCGAGGTCGGCGCGATTCAGTGCGGCTATTGCACGCCCGCGATGATTCTCGCAGCGAAAAATTTGCTCGAGCAAACATTGACGCCGACCGAAGACCAAGTGCGCGATGCGATGAGCGGTGTGTTGTGCCGATGCACGGGGTATGTGAAACCGGTGCAAGCGGTGATGTTGGCGGCAGAAAGAATTCGGAAAGGAAAGGGAAATGAGGGAAATGAAGGAAATGAGGGAATGCTTTTACCGCCGGAAAGTTTTCAACCACCAAATGCCAATTTCCCTGATTTCCCTCATTTCCCTGGCGCTTCTACCCTCACAACCATGCCACAAATGATCGTCACTCCCGCCATTCCGGAAACTCACACCGTTGGAAAACCGGAGAAAAAAGTGGACGCGGTGAAATTGGCGCAGGGCAAGCCCGCGTTCACGGATGATGTTGAGATGCGCGGAATGTTGTACGCCAAAGTACTGCACTCGCCGGTCGCACACGCGCGCATCAAGCGTATTGACGCGACCCAGGCGCGCGCGCTCGAAGGCGTGCACGCGGTTCTGACGTACCAGGATATTCCGCGCGTCGTCTATTCGACCGCCGGGCAATCCGATCCAATCCCCGGTCCGCTCGATTCGTTTTCGCTCGACAACAAGGTGCGCTTTGTCGGCGATCGTGTCGCGTTCGTCGCAGCGGAGACGGAAGAGATTGCGCAACGTGCGCTCGAGCTGATCGAGGTCGAGTACGACGAATTGCCGGCGGTCATTGACTCGCGCGACGCGATGAAACCAGACGCGCCGCGGCTCCACGATGAACCCGAGTACGTGAATTTCTTCGACGTTGCCGATCCGACCAAAAACATCGCGGCGCACATTGACATCGAATTAGGCAATGTCGCGGAAGGATTCAAGCAAGCCGATCACGTTTTTGAAGACGAGTACGTCGTGCCCAAAGTTCAGCAGGCGCACATCGAGCCGCACGTCGTCGTCACGTACTGGGACGAGGATGATCGCCTCGTGATTCGCACCTCGACCCAGGTGCCGTTTCACGTTCGCCGCATTCTCGCGCCGGTGCTGGGTCTGCCGCCGAAACGGATACGTGTCATCAAGCCGCGCATTGGCGGCGGATTCGGCGGCAAGCAAGAAGTCCTGATCGAAGATGTTGCCGCGCATCTCACCATCGCGACCAAACGCCCGGTGCGATTCGAGTACACGCGCGAAGAAGAATTCATCGCCGCGCGCTCGCGCCACCCGATGCGTGTGCGAGTCAAAACGGGCGTGATGAATGATGGCAAAATCATCGCAAACGAAATGTACGCGTTGAGCGATACGGGCGCGTACGGCTGTCACGCGCTCACGGTCACCGGCAACACCGGGCAAAAATGTTTGAATCTGTACAACGCGCCAAACATCAAGTTCAAAGCGCACGTCGTGTACACGAACACGCCGCCGTCCGGCGCGTATCGCGGGTACGGCGTGCCGCAAGGATTTTTCCCGCTCGAAGTCCACATCGAAAAAATCGCGCATCAACTTGGATTCGATCCGCTTGAATTTCGGATGAAAAATTTCGTTCGAGCCGGCGACGAATTGCCGATGTCGAAAGCGTGGAATGAAGGTCGCCCGCCGCATCCAGAGACGATTGAGACGTGCGGGTTGGTGGAGTGTGTGGAACGCGGGGCGAGGGTGATTGGATGGAAGGGAAGTGAGGAAATAAAGGGAAATAAGGGAATTGAGGGAAATTGGCGCGTGGTGCCGGGCAAGCCGTATCTCCGTCGCGGGCAAGGCGTCGCGTGCGTGATGCAAGGCACGGCGATTCCGTACCTCGACATGGGCGGCGCGTCCATCAAGATTAATGACGATGGGTCGTTCAACTTACTCGTCGGCGCGACCGACCTGGGAACTGGGTCGGACACCGTGCTCGCGCAACTCGCGGCGGAAATCCTGGGTTGTCCGCTCGACGATATTCTCGTTTATTCGAGCGATACGGATTTTACGCCGTTCGACAAGGGCGCGTACGCGTCGTCCACGACGTACATCTCCGGCGGCGCGGTCGTGAAAGCGGCGGAGGATGTAGCGCAGCAGATTCGAGTCGTGGCGGCAAAGATGTTGAGTGAGGGAAAGCGAAACAAGGGCAATGAAGGAACTGAGGGAACTCGTCGCACGTCACCCGTCCCTTCGCAAGATTTGGTTTTGCGCGATAAAAAAGTGATCGCGCCCGATGGACGTTTTGTTACGCTCGCCGATGTCGCGCTCGATTCGTTGCATCACAAAGACCAACATCAGATCATGGCGGTTGCGTCGTACGTGTCACCCAAGTCGCCGCCGCCGTTTGCCGCGCAGTACGCGCAGGTGTTGGTGGACATCGAGACCGGACAAATCACAGTTGAGAAACTCGTGATGGCGGTAGATAGTGGCGTGATCGTCAATCCAGCCACTGCATCGGGGCAAATCGAAGGCGGCATGACCCAGGCGTTGGGGTATGCGGTGTGCGAGGAAATGTTGTATGATCGTTTTGGTAGTTCGATAGTTAAAGAGTTGGGCGATTACAAAATCTTCGCCGCCGATGAAATGCCAGAACTCGAAACCATTTTCGTCCAGACGTACGAACCATCGCATCCGTTCGGCTTGAAAGCCGTCGCCGAAATTCCGCTCGACGGCGTTGCGCCTGCGGTCGCGAATGCGGTACACGACGCGGTCGGCGTATGGATGCACGAAATTCCGATGACGCCGGAGCGCGTGTGGAAGGAAATGAACCAATGAACCAATTTGCCAACGCGTCGAGTCGTCACCCAAAACAAGGAAATGGAAAAAAGGCACGCATTCCGCGCCGCGAAATCAATGCCGTCGTCAAACGCACCGCGGAAAAATTCGACCCGGAGCGGATCATTCTGTTCGGGTCATACGCGTACGGCAAACCGCATCAGTACAGCGATGTGGACTTGTTAGTGGTAATGAAGACGAAGGAGCGTCCGCGCACCAAACAAATCGAAATCTCCCGCGCGCTTTCGCCCCATCCCTTCGGAATGGATATTCTGGTGCGCGCGCCCGACCAAATCCAAGAACGTATCGCGATGGGGGATTATTTCCTCCGCGAAATTGTGACCGAGGGGAAAATCCTGTATGAGCGACATTCTCGCGGAATGGATTCTGAAAGTCGAGGGTGATTTCAATTCGGCTCAACGCGAACTGCGCGCGCGGCGCGCGCCCAATTACGATTCGGCATGTTTTCATTGCCAGCAGTGCGTGGAAAATATCTCAAAGCATTCTTGGTATTGCGAAAGATCGAACCGCCGCGCGTTCACAATTTGATTGAACTCTTGAAATTGTGTCTCCGTCAAGATGAGTCGTTTGAATTGATTCGTACTGATCTCGAAGCGCTCAATACTTATGCCGTAGACATTCGTTACCCGGGCGAATTCTCGACGAAAGACGAAGCGCGCGATGCCGTGAACGCGATGAAACAGGTGCGCGAATTTGTGCGCGGCAAGCTGCTCAAGAATCGGTGATTGGCTTATTCACTCCAAGTGACGCGGGAGACGAAAAATTCCCCATGTTTGAAAAACATCACGAACAACTTTTGCCTGCCCAAGAATTCCGCCGCCGCGTGTTACGCTTTGCTGCCTTGGCGCTTGGCATCACGATGACATGGTGGGGCGTCGGTATCCTGGGTTATCATGTCTTGGGCAATCTAGATTGGATTGACGCGATACTCAATGCGGCGATGATTCTTGGTGGGATGGGACCAGTGGATGCACTCACGTCGCCCGCCGCCAAGTTATTCGCAAGCGTTTACGCGATTACTTCGGGCATCGTCTTTATCGCTGCCACCGGTCTCTTGTTCAGTCCGATAATCCATCGAGTTTATCACCACTTTCATCTCGATGTAGAATCGGATGCGGACGAGGATGATGACGCAAGTGGCAATTGACGAATTCAATTCCCAGGTCTTTTTCGCATTGCGCGACTCGAACGCGAGTTGTCGGTATTGTTGGGCGGGCGCAAAGTAGATTTGCGGACACCGCAAGACTTGAGTCGTTACTTTCGCAATCAAGTCATCGCAACCGCCGAGGTGCAGTATGAACGAATCTGATGTGATTCGCTTGCGGCACATGCTTGACTCGGCACAAATGGCGCTGGCGTTTGTGAAAGGATACTCGAAGCGACCTGGACAGAAACCAAATGCTGACGCTCTCGCTCGTCAAGTGTATCGAAATTGTTGGTGAAGCAGCGAGTCGCGTGTCCGAGCAATGTCAAAGAGAGAATCCTGGGATTCCGTGGGAAGACATTATCGGGATGCGGAATCGTCTGTTCCATGCGTACTTTGACATCAATTTGAACAATCTTTGGAATACGGTTAAAAACGTTTTGCCGCCCTTGAGTGCCGAATTGAAAACGCTCTTACCGTTCGAACAGTGAACAACAAGCTCTTCTCTCTCCGCATCAACTCCTCGCGCCTCCGCGCCGATTTCGACGCGCTGGCGCAATTCGGCGCGACCGGCGACGGCGGCGTGCATCGCCCGACGTTCAGCGACGCGCATCTCGCGGCACGTGCCTGGTTTCGCGCACAGATCGAAAAAGCGGGGTTGGAGTTTCGCGCCGATGGCGCGGGTAATCATTCTGCACTTTTCAAAGGCGCGATACAATCTCCAACCTCCAATCTCCAATTTCCAACTTCCAGAACGTTGTTGCTCGGCTCGCATCTTGATTCAGTTCCCAATGGCGGACGGTTCGACGGCGCGCTGGGCGTGTGCGCCGCGCTCGAAGTTCTGCGCGTCATCAAGGAAAATCGCGTCGCGCTGACGATGAATCTCGAAGCGATAGACTTTACTGACGAAGAAGGCACGCTCGTCGGATTCCTGGGTAGCACGAGCACGACTGGCAAACTTTCACCTGATGCGTTACGCAATCCGCGCGGCGGACGCGCGAATCTCGAAGCCGGACTCGCGCGGGCGGGATTGACCGAGCCAGGTTTGTTCACTGCCGCGCGCCCACGCGAATCGTTCGGCGGCTATCTCGAACTGCACATCGAGCAGGGCAAGCGATTGATTCACGCGCAGAAGCAGATCGGCATCGTGACGAACATTGTCGGCGTGGAGTCGTACCGCGTGAAATTCATCGGACGTGCGGATCACGCCGGTTCGACGCCGATGGACGAACGACGCGACGCCGCGCAAGGCGCGAGCGCGTTCGCGCTTGCCGCGCGCGAAATCCTACTGCGCGATTTTCCGCATTGCGTCGCGAATGTCGGCAAAATGGAATTTGCGCCGGGCGCGTTCAACATCGTGCCGAGCAGTGTGGTCACTTGGTTGGAATTTCGCGCGCCGACCGCCGAAGAATTTGCGCGGCTCGATGCCGCGTTGATCGCGCGCGCGAAACTCGAAGCGGAACGATTCGGGTTGCAAATCGAAATCGAGTTTATCGGCAAACACGCGCCAACGCCGATGAGTGAACGCGCGCAACGCGCGTTCGCCGACGCGTGTGACGACCTGGGTTTGTCGCGCATGACGTTGATTTCCGGCGCGGCGCACGATGGAATGCACCTTGCGGACGTGTGTCCGGTCGGAATGATCTTCGTGCCGTCGGTGGAAGGAGCAAGCCACGCGCCGCGCGAATTGACCGAGTGGGACGACTGCGTCAACGGCGCGAACGTGTTGCTCCACGCGGCGTTGCGATTCGCCGCGCGGTGAATCAGCGCCGCGTTTGGTACAGCGCGAGAATGGCGAGCGAGGAAACGAACGCGAGCGCGACGACGAGCCAGTTGACCTGATTCGAAATGGCTTGGCTGATCAAGCCGGTCACGAACGCGATCGCAACACTCAACAAAAATTTGCCGACGAAATCTTCTTTGCGCGGCGACTCGTCCGAATGTGGCAGCGAGTCGGCTGGGTTATGTTCGACCGTCAATTGTTTGGTTTTCTTGCGCGGTTTCTGCATCGTGCGCCTCCAACTGAAATAGAACGTTAGTTCTATTCTAGCAGAAAATTACTGTCGGGTCAAGTGTGGCGACCTTAAATTTTAACGAGCGAGCGAATCATGTCCATTACTCAAATCAACTTGGAAACCGGCGCGGCGCGCCCTGTGATGTACGATGCGCCGCGTCCGCAAGCATCTGCGGAAATCGTGTGGCTCGACGTGAGCGCGCCAACTAACGACGATCTCAACTGGCTCGCGCGCGTGTACAACTTTCATCCGCTTGCGTTGGAAGACTGCCGCCATTTTGAACAGCGCGCCAAGGTGGAAGCATACGACGATTACTTGTTCATTTCGATTGACGCGGTGGCGCGCAACAATGGCGACTTGGTCGCGCAGGAGATGGAGACGTTCCTGGGCGCGGATTACTTGGTGACGGTGCATCGCGAACCGGTTGTCGTGCTCGACACGATGCGCGCGCGTTGTGTATCCGACCGTCGCACGGGCGCGTATCCCGCGGACTATTTTTTCTACGTCATCGCGGATCAAATCGTGGATGGATATTTTCCGCTAATTGATCAAATCGAAGATGAGATTGACGATCTCGAAGATAACATCCTCGACCACGCGACCCAGGCATCGCTGCATCGCATCTTTGCGCTCAAGCGCCAACTGGTCGAGTTGCGAAAAATTATCGGACCGATGCGCGACGCGATGGACATTCTCGCGGACACGCGTTACGAAACGATTGACCCGCGCACCGCACTCTACTTTCGCGATATTTACGATCACCTCGTCCGCATCTACGATCTCATCGAGACCTCGCGCGATTTACTTAGTAACGCGCTCGACGCGTACTTGTCCATCGTGTCGAATCGGCTCAACGACGTGATGAAACGCCTCACGCTCTTCACGACGATTTTCATGCCGATTTCATTTCTGGTCGGATTTGGTGGAATGAATTTCGACCACATGCCGTTCGATAATCCCATCGCGTTCGGCGCGATCCTCGCGTTGATCGTGCTCTTTCCAATCGGAATGTTGATTTATTATCGGCGGCATGGCTGGTTGTGATCGAACGGGAGAAGCCAAATGTTTAACGCGATTACGGATGTCGAAGGAATCCGAGTTGGTCACTACACCGATGCCGAAAATGCGACCGGCTGTACCGTGATTCTGTGCCCGCCCGAAGGCGCGATCGCCGGTGCGGATGTGCGTGGTCCCGCGCCCGCGACGCGTGAAACGGATTTACTGCGTCCGGGTCATCTCGTCGAACGCGTCAACGCGATTTTGTTGACCGGCGGTAGCGCGTTCGGTCTCGATGCGGCGGGCGGCGTGATGCGTTTTCTCGAAGAAAGACAAATTGGATACGCGACCGGCGTTGTGCCGGTGCCGATTGTGCCCGCCGCCGCGATCTTCGATCTTATGATTGGCAACGCGCACGCGCGACCAACGGTGGAGAACGCGTATCGCGCGTGTCTCGATGCGAACAATGGCGCAGTCGCGGAGGGACGCGTCGGCGCGGGGACGGGCGCATCGGTCGGGCATCTGCGCGGCGTTGATTTCACGTCGCCCGGTGGCGTTGGCACGGCGAGCCAAACGATTTGCGATAATGTGGTCGTCGGTGCGCTCGCGGTCGTCAACACGTTCGGCGATGTGGTGGACCCGCGCACCGGCGAAATTATCGCGGGCACGCGCAATCCTGCCAATGGTGGGTGGCTGGATTCCGCGCGCGCGCTCAAAAGCGCTGCGCCGCGCGTAACCTCATCGCGCGCACACACGACGCTGGGTGTCGTCGCGACGAACGCGGCACTGACGAAAGAGCAGGCAAATCTCGTCGCGATGATGGCGCACGATGGTTACGCGCGCGCGCTGCGTCCCGCGCACGCCATGTACGATGGCGACACCGTTTTCGTATTGAGCGTGGGAAATCTGGAATGCGATGTCACGGCAGTCGGTCACACCGCGTCCGAAGTTATCGCCGAGGCGATTGTGCGCGCGGTCAACTCGTAACGCGCATGATCGGCGCAAACTAAAACGCGGATGAGATTGCTCATCCGCGTTTTTTCTTTCGCCTGCTTGGCTACTTTACTTCATCGCGCGATTGCCGCAAGCCGAGAAATTGCAACAGACCCAAGACCCCTGCCACGTCGGCGACAATCGCGATGATCCATTTCCCAGTATCGGTGAGCGGCAGCGCGCCGATCAACAGAATGACGGCGAAGATCAACGCCCCACCCAGGTTGAAGATGCACGCCATCCATGCGACGAGGCGATTGATCGGCGAACGCCGGGCAACATAGAATAAAGTTGCCGCGTACGCAAAAGCGATTAGCCCAAACGCGATGAACATCGCGGGCGAATGCAATCCTATGATCGTTGCCAGTGGTTCCGCGTCAGCGATGCAGATGATGCCGGTAATGGCTGAGATGATACTGTCGCTCATCAACGCGTAGCGCAAGAGTTGCGGCGGCGTGCGCAGAATGGTTGAACGAGTGGTCATCGGTTCCTCCTGAATCTGGATTTGCCGACAGGATACACCGACAACCACTGCCAAGTCCATGAAAAACGGTGCCAATCACTGCCAGTTTCGATGTACTTGGATCAAATCCTCGGCAATGAGTTTCGCGGCAGACGACTGCCAATTGTACAGCGTGCGTTCTGGCACATTCGCGCGGAACCAGTCGAGCGCATTTTTTTCGATGGGCTTGAGACCGGCGTGATCGGCGCGTTGGCTGTACGGTCGCAGTCCGCCGACGTAGGGAAAGTACAGCGCGTTATAGTGCCGCCATTCGTCGCTCGTACCGAATTCGTCCTTGCCGCGCGGTTTGAGTTGCGCGATGCTCTCCGTCAAAATGGCTCTGAGTTCTGCCGCGCGTTCGAGCGCATTGTCATTTGCGCCGCGCGCCGCGAGTCGTCTTTCGATGATTGGCAAACGCGTCAGCGGACTCGCCGCGAGATGCGGCAGATCGCCCATCCGACTGAGCGCCTGGCGCGTGAGCCGCACAAACTCGCCGGGCGCGAGCGTTCCAGGGTCGAGCGATTCGCGCACGCGTGGCAGAGCAGTACTGACCACGCGCAAATCGTCGCGCGCTTGGCGAAGCCGGGGAAATCGCGCAAAGACGAGCCGATCTAACCCGGTCTCGATTATGTTCGAGAATGTCTGCATCGCGATCGCCGTTGAAATCGTCGCGAGCAAAAGCGCGACGGTTGAAACAGAGACGCCAACGTTGGCAAGCATCGCTAACGCGACGAGTCCGCCAAAGATCAACGTGGCAAGCAACGCGGCGGCGAATGAACGTGCCATCTCCGGCAACAACGTTTCACCTTCGCCAAACGCATCCAGTACGGCAATCGCAAAACCGAGCAATTCCAAATCCAGACCGACCGCCAACGCGACCCAGGAACGCGGGAGCCAATCGAAGGGGCTGAAAAGCAAACCGGTGCTCAAGGTGAAAAACAACGTCACGGCGATGAGAAATCCCAGGGATGATCTGGATCGAGCGGTTCGAAGTGTGCGGATGGCAAGACCGAGGCAGGCGATCAAGGTCAATAGCGCGAGCGCGGCAAACCCAAGATAGCCCACGCCGACGCGCGCGGTTTCGGCGCTGAAATCAAAAATCAGGTTCGTGCCGATCCCGGCAAGACAGACCAGCGCCGTGATCGGTACAAGTCCAAAATTCCAAACATGGACTAGGCGCGCGCGGAAGGGCGTTTCCTCGGGCAGGAGATAGAGTAACGCGCCTGACCAAAAAACGGCGGGGAGTAGATAGAACAGCGCACTGAGACGCGCCAGGTAAAAGCCGGCTGCATAGCCGCTCAAAATATCGCCGGCTAATCCCAGCGCGTATGCGACCAGACCCAAGCTGGTCAATCGCAGCGACGGTTTGGCGGGGTTGCGTGCAAGCAGATAGCAACCCAGCCACAAGGCAAAACCAAAGGTGAGAACGTTGAGCGCCAACATGAAGATGCTTAGAACGCGGTGCGCGTTGCGCCGCCATCCACTTGGAACGCGACGCCGTTGACGTACGACGCGCATTCCGACGCGAGAAATACGACGACGTTCGCCAATTCCTCGGACCTGCCCATGCGTCCCAGCGGAATTTCCTTTTCGATTTTTGCGAATTCATCGCGCACGCTCGTTTGATTGCGCGCCGCGCGATCTTGCAGCAATTGCTCGACGCGCTCGGTGACAGTCCAGCCGGGCAGAATGCTGTTTACGAGAATTCCATCTTTAGCGAGTTCCATTGCTTGCGTCTTGCCCAGCCCGACGACCGCCGCGCGAATCGAATTCGACAACATGAGATTGTCAACCGGGTGTTTGACCGAGTACGAGCCGAGATGAATGATGCGCCCCCATTTTTGCTTTTGCATCAAGGGCACGACCGCGTGTGACAAACGTACCGCGCTCATCAATGTGAGATTGACCGCGCTTTGCCACTGTTCATCGGTCAGCGCCATGAATGCGGCGGGTGGTGGTCCGCCCGCATTCGTGACCAGAATGTGAATCGTGCCGAATTTTTTCACCGTCTCATCTACCGCGCGTTGGATGTCCTCAATGCGCGTCACATCCGCCGTGATTGCCAACACGTGCGCGCTGGTTGCGTCGCGAATGCTTTGCGCCGCTGTCTCGATGCGCGCGTGATCGCGCGAAATGATCGCGATGTGTGCGCCTTCGCGCGCAAGCCCAAGCGCGACCGCCTTGCCCAATCCCTTGCTCGCGCCGGCGACGAGCGCGATTTTGCCTTCGAGTCCCAGGTTCATAGTGTCTCCGATGATGGAATTTCGATTTTATTCTGTTTACTGTTTACTGTTGACTGACGACTGCCTTTTGAACCAAAACCACGCGCTCACCCGCTCGCCGCGATCCGCACCTTGTTCGATGCGCTCCAACGCGAACGCGCGCGCAAAGCGTTGCCGAACCTCGTCCGGCGTCGCGCCGACATTCTGAAGCCGGAGCAAGTGCTCGCGTTCATTTGCCGGACGCGGCGAGAACGCGTAAAGCATGAACACACCGCCGGGTCGTGTGAGCCGCGCGAGATGCGCGACATAGTCGTCGCGTCGCGCCGGGTCGAGCGCGTGAAAGCAACCAATGTCGAGCACATAATCGAACGGTTCTCGCAAAAAATCGAGTCGCGTTACATCGGCGGTGTGAAAATCAATCGCGAGGTTCGCGCGCCGCGCTTTGGCGCGCGCAGTCGCAATCGCCTTCGTGGAGAAATCCACGCCGACGACTTGAAAGCCGTGGCGCGCGAGGTACACCGCGTTCGTGCCGGTGCCGCAACCCAGGTCAAGCGCGCGACCACGCGTCGGGTGATTGGCGACGAACCCGGTGACTTCGGGTGGCGTGATGCCGGAATCCCAGGGCGGTTTGGAGAAGCGGTACTGAAACTCAAAGAAGAGTTGGCGGATATTCATATCGAATTAGTCAATAGACTTTATCGGAAACAACTTTTGACTCTCGCTAAGACGCAAAGCGCGCAAAAAATCATATTGAAAAAACTTGGCGTTCTT
This genomic interval from Chloroflexota bacterium contains the following:
- a CDS encoding P1 family peptidase, which encodes MFNAITDVEGIRVGHYTDAENATGCTVILCPPEGAIAGADVRGPAPATRETDLLRPGHLVERVNAILLTGGSAFGLDAAGGVMRFLEERQIGYATGVVPVPIVPAAAIFDLMIGNAHARPTVENAYRACLDANNGAVAEGRVGAGTGASVGHLRGVDFTSPGGVGTASQTICDNVVVGALAVVNTFGDVVDPRTGEIIAGTRNPANGGWLDSARALKSAAPRVTSSRAHTTLGVVATNAALTKEQANLVAMMAHDGYARALRPAHAMYDGDTVFVLSVGNLECDVTAVGHTASEVIAEAIVRAVNS
- a CDS encoding SDR family oxidoreductase translates to MNLGLEGKIALVAGASKGLGKAVALGLAREGAHIAIISRDHARIETAAQSIRDATSAHVLAITADVTRIEDIQRAVDETVKKFGTIHILVTNAGGPPPAAFMALTDEQWQSAVNLTLMSAVRLSHAVVPLMQKQKWGRIIHLGSYSVKHPVDNLMLSNSIRAAVVGLGKTQAMELAKDGILVNSILPGWTVTERVEQLLQDRAARNQTSVRDEFAKIEKEIPLGRMGRSEELANVVVFLASECASYVNGVAFQVDGGATRTAF
- a CDS encoding class I SAM-dependent methyltransferase, which encodes MNIRQLFFEFQYRFSKPPWDSGITPPEVTGFVANHPTRGRALDLGCGTGTNAVYLARHGFQVVGVDFSTKAIATARAKARRANLAIDFHTADVTRLDFLREPFDYVLDIGCFHALDPARRDDYVAHLARLTRPGGVFMLYAFSPRPANEREHLLRLQNVGATPDEVRQRFARAFALERIEQGADRGERVSAWFWFKRQSSVNSKQ